The DNA sequence TATTGATACTGTAGTCAAATATGACGGAAACGAATATATTTTTGTTGATACTGCGGGCTTAAGGAGAAAGAATAAAATAGAAAAAGAAGGACTAGAAAGATACAGTATAATAAGAACTGTCACAGCTATAGAAAATGCGGATATTGTTGTATTATTGATTGATGCTATAGAAGGAATCACTGAACAAGATGCCAAGATAGCAGGGATAGCGCATGAAAGAGGTAAAGGTGCCATTATAGCTGTCAATAAATGGGATGCTATTGAAAAAAATGATAAAACTATGTACAAGTATCTTAACGACGTTGATACTACCCTTAGTTATATGACTTATGCTCCCAAAATCTTTATTTCTGCATTGACAGGGCTTAGAATCAAGAGATTATTTGAGAATATTGATATTGTTATCCAAAACCATGCTCTTAGAGTTTCTACAGGTGTTCTTAATGATGTACTATATGATGCAACTGCTATGAATCAGCCTCCTTCTGACAAAGGTAAGAGGTTGAAGCTATATTATATAACACAAGTTTCTATTAAACCACCTACTTTTATTATATTTGTGAATGACAAGAGTCTGATGCATTTCTCTTATAAGCGTTATATTGAAAATAGGATAAGAGAATCATTTGGTTTTATGGGAACTCCAATTCATTTTATTATAAGAGAAAGAAAGGAAAAGGATAAATAGATGAAGATAATTGCTAGCTTATTAATTGGTTATCTTATTGGATGTTTCCAATCAGCTTATATCATCAGTCGTGTTAAAGGACAATTGGATATAAGAAAATATGGAAGCGGTAATGCAGGAACTACCAATGTTATTAGAGTTGTGGGCTGGAAAGCAGGAATAATTACATTTTTTATGGATGTATGTAAAGCTGTTATAGGGGTGTTAGTTTGTTCCTTTATCTTCGATGATGTTCTTATGGGGTATTATGCAGGTGTTGGCGTTGTGATAGGTCACAATTGGCCTGTATTCTTAGGATTTAGAGGTGGCAAAGGAATAGCAGCAACCATTGGGTTGTTACTAGCAGTGGATGTAAGAATTGGTTTAATCATTATCGCATTAATGGCTGTTGTTATTTTTATATCAAGATATGTTTCACTTGGTTCAATATTAATGGCAATATCAATTCCGATTCTTATGGCAATATTTCATACTGATACGCCGGAATATATTATATTAGGTGTTATATTAATGATTTCTGCTCTATATAAACATAGAGCTAATATAAAAAGATTACTTAATGGTACGGAGAATAAGCTAGGACATAAAAAGGATTTATCTGAAAAAGAATAATATTATGATTTATGAGAGGTGATCAAAATGGCGGCTGTATCTGTTTTGGGTGCAGGAAGCTGGGGAACGGCTTTAGCTATATTACTAAACAGTAACGGACATAATGTTACCATATGGTCCATTATTGAAGACGAAGTAAAAGAATTAAATGAAACAAGAGAGAATAAATCAAAACTTCCAGGTATACATATTCCACAAGATATCACTATAACCAACAGTCTTGAAGAAGCGATTGATGATAAAGAATTACTTGTCATGGCTGTTCCTTCAAAATTTGTTAGAAATACAGCAAAGATGATGAAGCAGTTTGTTAGGGAAGATCAGATTATTGTTAACGTTGCAAAAGGTTTAGAAGATACTACACTATATACTTTGGCTCATGTTATTGGTGAAGAAATGCCTAATAATCATATTGCAGTATTATCTGGTCCAAGTCATGCTGAAGAAGTATCGAGGAATATACCAACTACTTGTGTTGCAGGTTCTAAAGACCATGAAACAGCTAAAAAAGTACAAGATATTTTTATGAACTCTAATTTTAGAGTATATACAAGTTCTGATGTAACAGGTATAGAAATGGGAGGAGCACTTAAGAATGTTATTGCTCTGGCTGCTGGAATTTCTGATGGTATAGGATACGGCGATAATACCAAGGCTGCACTTATGACAAGAGGT is a window from the Vallitalea longa genome containing:
- a CDS encoding NAD(P)H-dependent glycerol-3-phosphate dehydrogenase, which encodes MAAVSVLGAGSWGTALAILLNSNGHNVTIWSIIEDEVKELNETRENKSKLPGIHIPQDITITNSLEEAIDDKELLVMAVPSKFVRNTAKMMKQFVREDQIIVNVAKGLEDTTLYTLAHVIGEEMPNNHIAVLSGPSHAEEVSRNIPTTCVAGSKDHETAKKVQDIFMNSNFRVYTSSDVTGIEMGGALKNVIALAAGISDGIGYGDNTKAALMTRGITEISRLGIAMGADEQTFSGLSGIGDLIVTCTSMHSRNRRAGILIGKGYKLQEALDEVKMVVEGVYTAKAALDLSIKYKVEMPIIRQVNEVLFGGKETKKAVQDLMIRDKKIEYTN
- the plsY gene encoding glycerol-3-phosphate 1-O-acyltransferase PlsY, which gives rise to MKIIASLLIGYLIGCFQSAYIISRVKGQLDIRKYGSGNAGTTNVIRVVGWKAGIITFFMDVCKAVIGVLVCSFIFDDVLMGYYAGVGVVIGHNWPVFLGFRGGKGIAATIGLLLAVDVRIGLIIIALMAVVIFISRYVSLGSILMAISIPILMAIFHTDTPEYIILGVILMISALYKHRANIKRLLNGTENKLGHKKDLSEKE
- the der gene encoding ribosome biogenesis GTPase Der — protein: MSRQVVAIVGRPNVGKSTLFNKLAGSKISIVEDTPGVTRDRIYADVDWLKYNFTMIDTGGIEPTTDDKMLSYMRKQAEIAIETANVIIFVVDIKTGLTDADYKVADMLRRAHKPVVLCVNKVDNRQKLQYDVFEFYNLGLGEPYAVSSAQSTGIGDMLDEVVAHFDEEDVDNEKSDIPRIAVIGKPNVGKSSLINKLLGEERVIVSDIAGTTRDAIDTVVKYDGNEYIFVDTAGLRRKNKIEKEGLERYSIIRTVTAIENADIVVLLIDAIEGITEQDAKIAGIAHERGKGAIIAVNKWDAIEKNDKTMYKYLNDVDTTLSYMTYAPKIFISALTGLRIKRLFENIDIVIQNHALRVSTGVLNDVLYDATAMNQPPSDKGKRLKLYYITQVSIKPPTFIIFVNDKSLMHFSYKRYIENRIRESFGFMGTPIHFIIRERKEKDK